The following proteins are co-located in the Pseudomonas sp. ATCC 13867 genome:
- a CDS encoding ABC transporter permease subunit — translation MPNGRHAVIGVPFLWLFLFFLLPFAIVLKISLAAADVAIPPYTEVFQYADQTLQVVMNLGNYLMLTDDPLYIDAYLGSLKMAAISTFLCLLIGYPMAYSIARASKEMQTVLLLLIMMPTWTAILIRVYAWMGILSNNGLLNSFLMWLGVINEPLTILNTNFAVYIGIVYSYLPFMILPLFANLVKHDMSLLEAASDLGARSFTSFWKITVPLSKNGIIAGCMLVFIPAVGEFVIPELLGGPETLMIGKVLWQEFFNNRDWPVASALAVVMLAILIVPIILFNKNQAKELEGKV, via the coding sequence CTGCCGAACGGCCGGCATGCCGTGATCGGTGTGCCGTTCCTCTGGCTGTTCCTGTTCTTCCTGCTGCCCTTCGCCATCGTGCTGAAGATCAGTCTGGCGGCAGCGGACGTAGCCATTCCGCCGTACACCGAAGTGTTCCAGTACGCCGACCAGACGCTCCAGGTCGTGATGAACCTGGGCAACTACCTGATGCTGACGGACGACCCGCTCTACATCGACGCCTACCTGGGCTCGCTGAAGATGGCGGCGATCAGTACCTTCCTGTGCCTGCTCATCGGCTACCCGATGGCCTACTCCATCGCCCGCGCCAGCAAGGAAATGCAGACCGTGCTGCTGCTGCTGATCATGATGCCGACCTGGACGGCGATCCTGATCCGCGTGTACGCCTGGATGGGCATCCTGTCCAACAATGGCCTGCTCAACAGCTTCCTGATGTGGCTGGGCGTGATCAACGAGCCGCTGACGATCCTCAACACTAATTTCGCGGTGTACATCGGTATCGTCTACTCCTACCTGCCGTTCATGATCCTGCCGCTGTTCGCCAACCTGGTGAAGCACGACATGAGCCTGCTCGAAGCCGCGTCCGACCTTGGCGCGCGCAGCTTCACCAGCTTCTGGAAGATCACCGTGCCGCTGTCCAAGAACGGTATCATCGCCGGCTGCATGCTGGTGTTCATCCCGGCGGTGGGCGAGTTCGTGATCCCGGAACTGCTCGGCGGCCCCGAGACGCTGATGATCGGCAAGGTGCTGTGGCAGGAGTTCTTCAACAACCGCGACTGGCCGGTGGCTTCCGCCCTCGCCGTGGTGATGCTGGCGATCCTGATCGTACCCATCATCCTGTTCAACAAGAACCAGGCTAAAGAGCTGGAGGGCAAGGTATGA
- a CDS encoding ABC transporter ATP-binding protein — protein sequence MAIASGAYKKALSGDQKPKEVLVKIDRVSKQFDETLAVDSVSLDIKKGEIFALLGGSGSGKSTLLRMLAGFERPTEGRIFLDGQDITDLPPYERPINMMFQSYALFPHMSVAQNIAFGLKQDGLPKAEIDKIVDEMLKLVQMTQYAKRKPHQLSGGQRQRVALARSLAKRPKLLLLDEPMGALDKKLRSQMQLELVEIIERVGVTCVMVTHDQEEAMTMAQRIAIMHLGCIEQIGSPMDIYETPASRLICEFIGNVNLFDGEIVEDLQDHAVIACPQLENPIYIGHGISTRAENKRMTYALRPEKVMVSAQKPENLEHEGFNVAQGTVHDIAYLGGHSVYYIKLASGFIVQAFMANAERHVARPTWDQPVYISWYDDSGVVLQS from the coding sequence ATGGCAATAGCCTCCGGTGCCTACAAGAAAGCCTTGAGTGGCGACCAGAAGCCTAAAGAGGTTCTGGTAAAAATCGACCGGGTCAGCAAGCAGTTCGACGAAACGTTGGCTGTGGACAGCGTGTCCCTTGACATCAAGAAGGGCGAGATATTCGCCCTGCTCGGTGGCTCGGGTTCGGGCAAGTCGACCCTGCTGCGCATGCTGGCTGGTTTCGAGCGTCCCACTGAAGGTCGCATCTTCCTCGATGGCCAGGACATTACCGACCTGCCGCCCTATGAGCGGCCGATCAACATGATGTTCCAGTCTTACGCCCTGTTCCCCCACATGAGCGTGGCGCAGAACATCGCCTTCGGCCTGAAGCAGGACGGCCTGCCCAAGGCCGAGATCGACAAGATCGTCGACGAGATGCTCAAGCTCGTGCAGATGACCCAGTACGCCAAGCGCAAGCCGCACCAGCTCTCCGGCGGCCAGCGCCAGCGCGTGGCCCTGGCCCGCTCGCTGGCCAAGCGTCCGAAGCTGCTGCTGCTCGACGAGCCGATGGGCGCGCTGGACAAGAAACTGCGTTCGCAGATGCAGCTGGAACTGGTGGAGATCATCGAGCGCGTGGGCGTGACCTGCGTGATGGTGACCCACGACCAGGAAGAGGCCATGACCATGGCCCAGCGCATCGCCATCATGCACCTGGGTTGCATCGAGCAGATCGGCAGCCCGATGGACATCTACGAGACTCCGGCCAGTCGCCTGATCTGCGAGTTCATCGGCAACGTCAACCTGTTCGACGGCGAGATCGTCGAGGACCTGCAGGACCACGCGGTCATCGCCTGCCCGCAGCTGGAAAACCCGATCTACATCGGCCACGGCATCAGTACTCGTGCCGAGAACAAGCGCATGACCTACGCGCTGCGTCCGGAAAAGGTCATGGTCAGCGCGCAGAAGCCGGAAAACCTCGAGCACGAAGGCTTCAACGTCGCCCAGGGCACCGTTCACGACATCGCCTACCTGGGCGGTCACTCGGTGTACTACATCAAGCTGGCTTCGGGCTTCATCGTCCAGGCCTTCATGGCCAACGCCGAGCGCCACGTGGCGCGCCCGACCTGGGACCAGCCGGTTTACATCAGCTGGTACGACGACAGCGGTGTGGTACTGCAATCATGA
- a CDS encoding ABC transporter permease subunit — protein sequence MNKRWSFSNIMLVLGLLFIYVPMLILVIYSFNGSKLVTVWGGWSIKWYVGLLDNQQLIGSVFRSLEIAFYTAISSVALGTLAAFVLTRIPRFRGRTLFGGMVTAPLVMPEVITGLSLLLLFVAMAQLIGWPQERGIVTIWIAHTSFCSSYVAVVVSARLRELDLSIEEAAMDLGAKPWKVFMLITIPMIAPSLAAGGMMSFALSLDDLVLASFVSGPGSTTLPMEVFSAVRLGVKPEINAVASLILLTVSLFTFFAWYFTRQAEERRKRAIQEAMESNATDWQQKSSTATA from the coding sequence ATGAACAAGCGTTGGTCGTTCTCCAACATCATGCTGGTGTTGGGCCTGCTCTTCATCTACGTGCCGATGCTCATTCTGGTCATCTACTCGTTCAACGGCTCGAAGCTGGTGACCGTGTGGGGTGGCTGGTCGATCAAGTGGTACGTCGGCCTGCTGGATAACCAGCAACTGATCGGTTCGGTGTTCCGCTCGCTGGAGATCGCCTTCTACACCGCAATCTCCTCCGTGGCACTGGGCACCCTGGCCGCCTTCGTGCTGACCCGCATCCCGCGTTTCCGTGGCCGTACGCTGTTCGGCGGCATGGTCACCGCGCCGCTGGTCATGCCCGAGGTGATCACCGGTCTGTCGCTGCTGCTGTTGTTCGTCGCCATGGCCCAGCTGATCGGCTGGCCGCAGGAACGCGGCATCGTGACCATCTGGATCGCCCATACCAGCTTCTGCTCGTCCTATGTGGCGGTGGTGGTGTCGGCGCGCCTGCGCGAGCTGGACCTGTCCATCGAGGAAGCGGCGATGGACCTGGGCGCCAAGCCCTGGAAGGTGTTCATGTTGATCACCATCCCGATGATCGCCCCTTCGCTGGCGGCGGGCGGCATGATGTCCTTCGCCTTGTCGCTGGATGACCTGGTACTGGCCAGCTTCGTGTCCGGTCCTGGCTCCACCACCCTGCCGATGGAAGTGTTCTCCGCCGTGCGCCTGGGCGTGAAGCCGGAGATCAACGCCGTCGCCAGCCTGATCCTGCTGACCGTTTCGCTGTTCACCTTCTTCGCCTGGTACTTCACCCGCCAGGCCGAGGAGCGTCGCAAGCGCGCCATTCAGGAAGCGATGGAATCCAACGCGACCGATTGGCAGCAAAAGAGTTCGACAGCCACCGCCTGA
- a CDS encoding polyamine ABC transporter substrate-binding protein, with the protein MRTPFRRTLIAALSVFGLASVAQAGPTVHIYNWSDYIGETTLDDFEKETGIKPVYDVFDSNETLEGKLLAGRTGYDVVVPSNHFLGRQIKAGAFQKLDRSQLPNWSNLDPKLMKQLEANDPGNLYGVPYLWGTNGIGYNVEKVKAVLGVDTIDSWAVLFEPENMKKLSQCGVAFLDSGDEMMPAVLKYLGLDPNSTNPDDYKKVEDKLMAVRPYVTYFHSSKYISDLANGNICVAAGFSGDVFQAANRAKEAGKGVNIAYAIPKEGANLWFDILAIPKDASNPKAAHAFINYLLKPEVIAKVSDYVGYANPNLKAGEFMDESVRNNPEVYPPQEVLDKLFVQHELPPKVLRLMTRSWTKIKSGK; encoded by the coding sequence GTGCGCACTCCCTTCCGCAGAACCCTGATCGCCGCACTCTCCGTTTTCGGCCTGGCCAGCGTGGCCCAGGCGGGACCGACCGTGCATATCTACAACTGGTCGGACTACATCGGCGAGACCACCCTGGACGATTTCGAGAAGGAAACCGGTATCAAGCCGGTGTATGACGTCTTCGACTCCAACGAAACCCTGGAAGGCAAGCTGCTGGCCGGCCGCACCGGCTATGACGTGGTCGTGCCGTCCAACCACTTCCTCGGTCGCCAGATCAAGGCCGGTGCGTTCCAGAAGCTGGACAGGAGCCAACTGCCCAACTGGTCGAACCTCGATCCGAAACTGATGAAGCAGCTCGAGGCCAACGACCCGGGCAACCTGTACGGCGTGCCGTACCTGTGGGGCACCAACGGCATCGGCTACAACGTCGAGAAGGTCAAGGCCGTCCTGGGTGTCGACACCATCGATTCGTGGGCCGTCCTGTTCGAGCCCGAGAACATGAAGAAGCTCAGCCAGTGCGGCGTCGCCTTCCTCGATTCGGGCGACGAGATGATGCCGGCCGTGCTCAAGTACCTGGGGCTGGATCCCAACAGCACCAACCCGGACGACTACAAGAAAGTCGAAGACAAGCTGATGGCGGTGCGTCCGTACGTCACCTACTTCCACTCCTCCAAGTACATTTCCGACCTGGCCAACGGCAACATCTGCGTGGCGGCGGGCTTCTCCGGCGACGTATTCCAGGCCGCCAACCGTGCCAAGGAAGCCGGCAAGGGCGTCAACATCGCCTATGCGATTCCGAAGGAAGGCGCCAACCTGTGGTTCGACATCCTCGCCATCCCGAAGGATGCCTCCAACCCGAAAGCCGCCCATGCCTTCATCAACTACCTGCTCAAGCCCGAGGTGATCGCCAAGGTCAGCGATTACGTCGGTTACGCCAACCCGAACCTCAAGGCTGGCGAATTCATGGATGAGTCCGTGCGCAACAATCCTGAGGTGTATCCACCCCAGGAGGTTCTCGACAAGCTCTTCGTGCAGCACGAGCTGCCGCCGAAGGTCCTGCGCCTAATGACCCGTTCCTGGACCAAGATCAAGTCCGGCAAGTAA
- a CDS encoding penicillin acylase family protein yields the protein MKRTLTVLAVVVAAAAAGAGWYLHGKQPVRDGQLPLAGLHSEVTVRYDERGVPHIKAGSEDDLYRAIGYVHAQDRLFQMEMLRRLSRGELAEVLGPKLVDTDRMFRSLRIRDKAAEYVARQDRNSPAWKALEAYLDGVNQFQASHPRPLEFDILGIPKRPFTPEDTVSVAGYMAYSFAAAFRTEPVLTYVRDELGADYLKVFDLDWHPDGVLKPSPLAAADWQDLNAIARISHAALEEAGLPQFEGSNAWAVSGSRTRSGKPLLAGDPHIRFAVPAVWYEIQASAPGFELYGHYQALNPFASLGHNEQFGWSLTMFQNDDVDLVAEKVNPDNPNQVWYHGQWVDLKSEEQSIAVKGEAPVKITLRSSPHGPLVNDALGTASGKTPIAMWWAFLETQNPILDAFYQLNRADTLDKARAASSKIHSPGLNVVWANARGDIGWWASAQLPVRPDGVNPNFLLDGASGQADKSGFYPFSENPQEENPARGYIVSANFQPVPANGRPVPGYYNLPDRGQQLNQRLADASVKWDLQNSQALQLDTATGYGPRVLKPLLPILREAAATDEEKALVDNLANWQGDHPLDSITATVFNQLLYQVADGAMRDEMGDAFFDNLLSTRVLDVALPRLAADENSPWWDNRKTPQKETRADIVKAAWKDSLAHLRATLGQDSKQWQWGKAHTLTHGHPLGQQKPLDRIFNVGPFAAPGGHEVPNNLSARVGPAPWQVVYGPSTRRLIDFADPTHSLGINPVGQSGVPFDKHYDDQAQAYIEGQYVPQHYEDAEVKANTQGLLKLVPASR from the coding sequence ATGAAACGCACTTTGACTGTCCTCGCCGTCGTTGTCGCCGCTGCCGCGGCGGGTGCCGGCTGGTACCTGCACGGCAAGCAGCCGGTACGCGATGGACAACTGCCCCTGGCCGGCCTGCACAGCGAGGTCACGGTTCGCTACGACGAACGTGGCGTGCCGCACATCAAGGCGGGCAGCGAGGATGACCTGTACCGGGCGATCGGCTACGTCCACGCCCAGGATCGCCTGTTCCAGATGGAGATGCTGCGGCGCCTGTCCCGTGGCGAGCTGGCCGAGGTGCTCGGGCCCAAGCTGGTGGACACCGATCGCATGTTCCGCAGCCTGCGCATCCGCGACAAGGCGGCCGAGTACGTGGCGCGCCAGGACAGGAACTCCCCGGCCTGGAAGGCCCTGGAGGCCTACCTCGACGGCGTCAACCAGTTCCAGGCCAGCCACCCGCGGCCGCTGGAGTTCGACATCCTTGGCATTCCCAAGCGACCCTTCACTCCCGAGGACACCGTCAGCGTCGCCGGCTACATGGCCTACAGCTTCGCCGCCGCCTTCCGCACCGAACCGGTGCTGACCTATGTGCGCGACGAGCTGGGCGCGGACTACCTGAAGGTCTTCGACCTCGACTGGCACCCCGACGGCGTGCTCAAGCCGAGCCCGCTGGCCGCCGCCGACTGGCAGGACCTCAATGCCATCGCCCGGATCAGCCATGCGGCGCTGGAAGAGGCCGGCCTGCCGCAGTTCGAGGGCAGCAACGCCTGGGCCGTCTCCGGTAGCCGCACCAGGAGCGGCAAACCGCTGCTGGCGGGCGACCCGCACATCCGCTTCGCCGTACCGGCGGTGTGGTACGAGATCCAGGCCAGCGCTCCAGGCTTCGAGCTCTACGGGCACTACCAGGCGCTCAACCCCTTCGCGTCGCTCGGGCATAACGAGCAGTTCGGCTGGAGCCTGACGATGTTCCAGAACGATGATGTCGATCTGGTCGCCGAGAAGGTCAACCCGGACAACCCCAACCAGGTCTGGTACCACGGCCAGTGGGTCGACCTGAAAAGCGAAGAACAGAGCATCGCGGTCAAGGGCGAGGCGCCGGTGAAGATCACCCTGCGCAGCTCGCCCCACGGCCCGCTGGTCAACGATGCCCTCGGCACGGCGTCGGGCAAGACGCCAATCGCCATGTGGTGGGCCTTCCTGGAAACCCAGAACCCGATCCTCGACGCCTTCTACCAGCTCAACCGCGCCGACACCCTGGACAAGGCCCGCGCCGCGTCCTCGAAAATCCACTCGCCGGGCCTCAACGTGGTCTGGGCCAACGCCCGTGGCGACATCGGCTGGTGGGCCTCGGCGCAACTGCCGGTGCGTCCGGACGGGGTCAATCCGAACTTCCTGCTCGACGGCGCCAGCGGCCAGGCCGACAAGTCCGGCTTCTACCCCTTCAGCGAAAACCCACAGGAAGAGAACCCGGCGCGCGGCTACATCGTCTCCGCCAACTTCCAGCCGGTGCCCGCCAACGGCCGCCCGGTGCCCGGTTACTACAACCTGCCCGATCGCGGTCAGCAGTTGAACCAGCGCCTGGCCGACGCATCGGTGAAATGGGACCTGCAGAACAGCCAGGCACTGCAACTGGACACCGCCACCGGCTACGGCCCGCGCGTCCTCAAGCCGCTGCTGCCAATCCTGCGCGAAGCGGCCGCGACCGACGAAGAGAAGGCGCTGGTGGACAACCTGGCCAACTGGCAGGGTGACCACCCGCTGGATTCGATCACTGCCACAGTGTTCAACCAGTTGCTCTACCAGGTCGCCGACGGCGCCATGCGCGACGAGATGGGCGACGCCTTCTTCGACAACCTGTTGTCCACCCGCGTGCTCGACGTGGCCCTGCCGCGCCTGGCCGCCGACGAGAATTCGCCCTGGTGGGACAACCGCAAGACGCCGCAGAAGGAAACCCGCGCCGATATCGTCAAGGCGGCCTGGAAGGACAGCCTGGCGCACCTGCGCGCCACCCTCGGCCAGGACTCGAAACAGTGGCAGTGGGGCAAGGCGCACACTCTCACCCACGGCCACCCGCTGGGCCAGCAGAAGCCGCTGGATCGGATCTTCAACGTCGGCCCGTTCGCAGCGCCTGGCGGCCACGAAGTGCCCAACAACCTGTCCGCCCGCGTCGGCCCGGCGCCCTGGCAGGTCGTCTATGGCCCGTCCACCCGGCGCCTGATCGACTTCGCCGATCCCACTCACAGCCTGGGCATCAACCCGGTCGGGCAAAGCGGCGTCCCGTTCGACAAGCACTATGACGACCAGGCGCAGGCCTACATCGAGGGCCAGTACGTGCCCCAGCACTACGAAGACGCCGAGGTGAAGGCAAACACCCAGGGGCTTCTCAAGCTGGTCCCGGCGAGCCGCTGA
- a CDS encoding aspartate aminotransferase family protein yields the protein MTNQTSANTQHWQALSREHHLAPFTDYKQLNEKGARIITKAEGIYLWDSEGNKILDGMAGLWCVNVGYGRKELAEAAYKQMQELPYYNLFFQTAHPPALELAKAIADIAPEGMNHVFFTGSGSESNDTVLRMVRHYWTIKGQPQKKVVIGRWNGYHGSTVAGVSLGGMKALHEQGDLPIPGIVHIPQPYWYGEGGDMSPEEFGIWAAEQLEKKILEVGEDKVAAFIAEPIQGAGGVIVPPETYWPKIREILAKYDILFIADEVICGFGRTGEWFGSQYYGNAPDLMPIAKGLTSGYIPMGGVIVRDEIVHTLNEGGEFYHGFTYSGHPVAAAVALENIRILREEKIVEKVKAETAPYLQKRWQELADHPLVGEARGVGLVAALELVKNKKTRERFDGKGVGMLCREHCFRNGLIMRAVGDTMIISPPLVIEKSQIDDLITLARKCLDQTAAAVLS from the coding sequence ATGACTAACCAGACCAGCGCCAATACCCAACATTGGCAGGCGCTCAGCCGCGAACACCACCTGGCTCCGTTCACCGACTACAAGCAGTTGAACGAGAAGGGCGCGCGCATCATCACTAAGGCCGAGGGTATCTACCTGTGGGACAGCGAGGGCAACAAGATCCTCGACGGCATGGCGGGCCTGTGGTGCGTGAACGTCGGCTACGGTCGCAAGGAGCTTGCTGAAGCCGCCTACAAGCAGATGCAGGAACTGCCCTACTACAACCTGTTCTTCCAGACCGCCCACCCGCCGGCGCTGGAGCTGGCCAAGGCGATCGCCGACATCGCCCCCGAAGGCATGAACCACGTGTTCTTCACCGGCTCGGGCTCGGAGTCCAACGACACCGTGCTGCGCATGGTTCGCCACTACTGGACCATCAAGGGCCAGCCGCAGAAGAAAGTGGTCATCGGCCGCTGGAACGGCTACCACGGCTCCACCGTCGCCGGCGTCAGCCTGGGCGGCATGAAGGCGCTGCACGAGCAGGGCGACCTGCCGATTCCGGGCATCGTGCACATCCCGCAGCCGTACTGGTATGGCGAGGGTGGCGACATGTCGCCGGAAGAGTTCGGCATCTGGGCTGCCGAGCAACTGGAGAAGAAGATTCTCGAAGTCGGCGAAGACAAGGTCGCCGCCTTCATCGCCGAGCCGATCCAGGGCGCGGGCGGCGTGATCGTTCCGCCGGAAACCTACTGGCCGAAGATCCGCGAGATCCTCGCCAAGTACGACATCCTGTTCATCGCCGACGAAGTCATCTGCGGCTTCGGCCGTACCGGCGAGTGGTTCGGCAGCCAGTACTACGGCAACGCCCCGGACCTGATGCCGATCGCCAAGGGCCTGACCAGCGGCTACATCCCAATGGGCGGCGTGATCGTTCGTGACGAGATCGTCCATACCCTGAATGAGGGTGGGGAGTTCTACCACGGCTTCACTTACTCCGGTCACCCGGTCGCGGCCGCCGTCGCGCTGGAAAACATCCGCATCCTGCGTGAAGAGAAGATCGTCGAGAAGGTGAAGGCCGAAACGGCACCGTATTTGCAGAAACGCTGGCAGGAGCTGGCCGACCATCCCCTGGTAGGCGAAGCCCGCGGCGTCGGTCTGGTGGCAGCACTGGAACTGGTGAAGAACAAGAAGACCCGCGAGCGCTTCGACGGCAAGGGTGTGGGGATGCTGTGCCGCGAGCACTGTTTCCGCAACGGTCTGATCATGCGCGCGGTGGGAGACACTATGATTATTTCGCCGCCGCTGGTGATCGAGAAATCGCAGATCGATGACCTGATCACCCTGGCGCGCAAGTGCCTCGATCAGACCGCCGCAGCCGTTCTGTCTTGA
- a CDS encoding polyamine ABC transporter substrate-binding protein: protein MFNTFGKSLLAVTLAGAVAGMAQADDKVLHVYNWSDYIAPDTVDKFTKETGIKVVYDVYDSNEVLEAKLLAGKSGYDIVVPSNSFLAKQIKAGVYQPLDRAKLPNWKNLNPDIMKTLEISDPGNQYAIPYMWGTIGLGYNPDKVKAALGDNAPVDSWDLVFKPENIQKLKACGVSFLDSPTEMLPAALHYLGYKPDSQDPKQLKEAEALFLKIRPYISYFHSSKYISDIANGNICVAVGYSGDVYQAKSRAEEAKNKVTVKYNIPKEGAGAFFDTVAIPKDAENPEAALKWINFLLEPKVMAEITNVVQFPNGNAAATPLVDEAIRNDPGVYPTPETMKKLYAFPDLPAKTQRLMTRSWTTIKSGK from the coding sequence ATGTTCAACACCTTCGGCAAATCCCTGCTCGCTGTGACGCTGGCGGGCGCTGTGGCTGGTATGGCGCAGGCAGATGACAAAGTGCTGCACGTCTACAACTGGTCGGATTACATCGCGCCGGACACCGTAGACAAGTTCACCAAGGAAACCGGAATCAAGGTCGTCTACGACGTCTACGACAGCAACGAAGTGCTGGAAGCCAAGCTGCTGGCCGGCAAGTCGGGGTATGACATCGTGGTACCGTCCAACTCCTTCCTCGCCAAGCAGATCAAAGCCGGCGTCTACCAGCCGCTGGATCGCGCCAAGCTGCCGAACTGGAAGAACCTGAACCCGGACATCATGAAGACCCTGGAGATCAGCGACCCGGGCAACCAGTACGCGATCCCCTACATGTGGGGCACCATCGGCCTGGGTTACAACCCGGACAAGGTCAAGGCCGCGCTGGGCGACAACGCCCCGGTGGACTCCTGGGACCTGGTGTTCAAGCCGGAGAACATCCAGAAGCTGAAGGCGTGCGGCGTGAGCTTCCTCGATTCGCCGACCGAAATGCTGCCGGCCGCCCTGCACTACCTGGGCTACAAGCCCGATAGCCAGGACCCGAAACAGCTGAAGGAAGCCGAAGCGCTGTTCCTGAAGATTCGTCCGTACATCTCCTACTTCCACTCCTCGAAGTACATCTCCGACATCGCCAACGGCAACATCTGCGTGGCCGTCGGCTACTCGGGCGACGTGTACCAGGCCAAATCCCGCGCGGAAGAAGCCAAGAACAAGGTCACCGTGAAGTACAACATTCCGAAGGAAGGTGCCGGTGCGTTCTTCGATACCGTCGCGATCCCGAAGGATGCCGAGAACCCGGAAGCCGCGCTGAAGTGGATCAACTTCCTGCTTGAGCCGAAGGTCATGGCCGAGATCACCAACGTCGTCCAGTTCCCGAACGGCAACGCCGCCGCCACTCCGCTGGTGGATGAGGCGATCCGTAACGACCCGGGCGTGTATCCGACGCCGGAAACCATGAAGAAGCTGTACGCCTTCCCGGACCTGCCGGCGAAGACCCAGCGTCTGATGACCCGCAGCTGGACCACCATCAAGTCCGGCAAGTGA
- a CDS encoding AraC family transcriptional regulator ligand-binding domain-containing protein, with the protein MSSPELNFPETPALTQSATLRRLLYEALAELGFDPTDIYRQALQKVRLPAPAQSGRLVHDDAPLFWATLDEITGDRDIGLHLGEVMKPRLLDVVGYLLMASADLREALASFLRFQHILSGGFAAQMREEGEQVRLILDLNYLGVPSLRQQMECLMLLFLKLLALITDGEFHACAVEFRHAQPRRLTEHRRLFGLTPSFGQPNDALLFDRALLSRPSRTANPDLHRLLSGHAREQLGTFDENDLLNRLRYLIGIRLGAGECSLRSCAGELGVRPGLLQRSLAARAQTFRDVREEVRRQRAAQMLEQGVAIREVARACGFAELSPFYRAFRRWYSAPPERYRQRIRGGGAES; encoded by the coding sequence ATGTCCTCCCCCGAACTGAACTTCCCCGAGACCCCGGCGCTGACCCAGTCCGCCACCTTGCGCCGCCTGCTGTACGAAGCGTTGGCCGAACTGGGCTTCGACCCGACCGATATCTATCGCCAGGCCTTGCAGAAGGTCCGCCTGCCGGCGCCGGCCCAGAGCGGGCGGCTGGTGCATGACGACGCCCCGCTGTTCTGGGCGACCCTCGACGAGATCACCGGCGACCGCGACATCGGCTTGCACCTGGGCGAGGTGATGAAGCCGCGCCTGCTGGATGTGGTCGGCTACCTGTTGATGGCCAGTGCCGACTTGCGTGAGGCGCTGGCCAGCTTCCTGCGCTTCCAGCACATCCTCTCCGGCGGCTTCGCCGCGCAGATGCGCGAGGAGGGCGAGCAGGTGCGGCTGATCCTCGACCTCAACTACCTCGGCGTGCCGAGCCTGCGGCAGCAGATGGAGTGCCTGATGCTGCTGTTCCTCAAGCTGCTGGCGCTGATCACCGACGGCGAGTTCCATGCCTGCGCCGTCGAATTCCGCCATGCCCAGCCGCGCCGCCTGACCGAGCATCGGCGGCTCTTCGGGCTGACGCCGAGCTTCGGCCAGCCCAACGATGCCCTGCTGTTCGACCGGGCGCTGTTGTCGCGCCCGTCACGCACGGCCAACCCCGACCTGCACCGTCTGCTCAGCGGGCATGCCCGCGAGCAATTGGGGACTTTCGACGAGAATGACCTGCTCAATCGTCTGCGCTACCTGATCGGCATTCGGCTCGGGGCGGGGGAGTGTTCGCTGCGCAGTTGCGCCGGCGAGCTGGGCGTGCGTCCGGGGCTGTTGCAGCGCAGCCTGGCGGCCAGGGCGCAGACTTTCAGGGATGTGCGGGAGGAGGTTCGACGGCAGCGCGCCGCGCAGATGCTGGAGCAGGGGGTGGCGATCCGCGAGGTGGCGCGGGCCTGCGGCTTCGCCGAGCTGTCGCCGTTCTACCGGGCGTTCCGGCGTTGGTACTCGGCGCCGCCGGAGCGCTACCGGCAGCGGATACGCGGGGGCGGTGCCGAGTCCTGA